DNA sequence from the Liolophura sinensis isolate JHLJ2023 chromosome 1, CUHK_Ljap_v2, whole genome shotgun sequence genome:
GCTCAAACTTGTACTACAAACAATACTGTGTTCTGTAATCAAGCatttccttccttccttcctaaTCCTACcgactctctctctctccctccctccctctctctctctctctctctctgcatgGGGGAGCGGGGGTGGGGGAATAAGCCTACAAGTACTTATGTTATTTACTGTCACTGGTATAGAGCCTAGGACCTACACAAACTTGAAATTtactgacaacaaaaacaaaagtcaaaTCTCTGTCACAACTGGTTCCCGCCCCAGAATCATAAGAAAACAACATCAGCTGTTCAACTACAAGCACTTAAGTATACTACTACAGTCCGCCAAGTGAGGAATCACTGAAAAATCAGGTCTAATGCTCGTCCTCTTGACCAGCTGTTCACCAATGACAATCAAATTCTTTCTCCATAAGCAATACCTGCGTCATAAGCTGTACATTCCTACGGCGTCATTACTCCTACAGCCCACAGCCTGACATGCATTACACAAACACAATAACAATCTGACTCACCAACTGTTCATTGTGTTCCCGTCATTGCCGCCATAGCTTAACAGGAACTAAAATAATTAGACATTGCGCATGCCCGCATCTTCCTAGAATAACCTCTGCTGCAACGGGACACTATGGCGTCCCCTATTCCCGTACTTTCATGTATTGCAAGTTTGATGTCCACTCAAGTGTCTGACGACAGGGGTTTATACTGTGTCATTGCCAGAATTCCACTGTATCCGACGAAGAATTCACTCCATTTGATTTACGCACACTCTTGCAAAGAGCAAATAATGACACTGTGCATGCAGGCCTATATTTGGTCTCTTTactttgtttaaaaattgttaCTGTTTACTGAATGTCATGACAAATGAAGCAGAAATGGTGTATTTCTAGAAGAGTCATGGAACAAAAAATGACCGAATATTTTGTTAAACAATCCAAAAATTAATACAACAAACGTAAACAACAAGCGCAGATTCACAGTATAGCATAGAAACTATTACATTtagaatgaataattatggcttaacgccacatcctTTAGTTGGGCCAAGGCATTGTAAATAAAAGTAATCTCTTGTAACTACAATTAGTTTACCGGTTCTATTTTGAAGTTACAaattcaacttgtaacttctaactaaatgTCTCTAATAGCCACGACATCCCCCAAAAGCCGATGTCTTCTCACACTGGCCCTTGTTGTAAGCATATGCTGGTATCGTTTGACACATCGACAAACTACGCGACTGACAGACACGCAGTGTCACCTATAGAGTTGTTTGTTGCAGCCAAGAATGAAGTTTCTACATAACTCAATGTGTGTAACTTGAAGTGCTCCAGACttcttgttttatattataGCCTTTGTATGTCGTACGCTTACTGTCTCAATTTGCCCCCGCGTGGCTAAGTTACCATTTACTCCAACTTTTATGCCAAAGAGTTTGTGCTTTTCACTGCTTCATTAGACTTACCCAGTGTATAACCTGGGtaatagaacagattgttacATTAGTTTCAAGTTTAACGCAACCATGCATGCttaataagaatatttcatttacatgttaattaCCATAGTATTAGTTTACTAGAtagaggatttatttatttgaatagtgttttaaaccgaactcaagaatgctttagatggaagaaaccggagtgtcaTGAGTAAACCTTGCACAAACTTTCCATGCCTACTGGACTGAATCAGTTCTGGTTACAGTGTACTTCACATGTGTACTACCCCCACTTCTCCTGCTTTGGTCCAGCCAAAGTTTGGACTGGCCTACAAGCTCGTGGACATTTTATATTGCCACCAACATCTGCAAAGGTCTGCAAACAGAGAGAGCAGGGGATCCACAAATTCCCCGTCCAAAGCCGGAATTGAATCCGCTTACGGTAGTTTCGCGTTAACTTTGAGCATGGGCGTAGAATAGATCCTGCCGCTATTCTCTGGGTACCAAGATGATTACAAGGTGCTTTGGAGATGAAATAAGTTAAAATTCAATACTACATGCGCCAATTGAATAGCCCAAAGCTGCTATAGTTAAGACGAAGTCGAGTCAGTTGAGGTTCCGGCAaacttattatttatatttttgttcatgcACTTCTGGGAAAAGCAAGagcaaaataatacacaaagcTAGAACATTTTTATTTGCTCAAAAGAGCAGTAGTTCAAGTATCCACACCTGAACAAGATGTTTATTCTGATGCATGTTCATGTCAGCTGAGGTTCGAACATCAGATTGTCTAAAACTTTTCTCATTTATGTACTTCTGAGAAAACCATgcaaaataacacacaaaacCCACAAAACTaagaaatttgaatatttttatttgctcAAAAGAGCAGGCATTCAAGCATCCACACCTGAACAAGATGTCTGTTCTGATGTAACTTTATGCCAAACGGAttggagacacagtatatttgaCACGGTAAAATGATTACcttcacaaacacacatacCGACAACTCTAAAACTTgacaaatattattaaattgaTCATCACATGGTTATCAGTTTCACTTAAAATAGCAGCTAATGAAACCATCAAGGTATAAATCTGTTGATACCTTCAAGCTGAAACAATCCATAGACACCAGTCAAATGTTTCACAACGAAGTTAAGCTGTTGTCAGCTGTTTTTGATTCAATGCACCTTTTGTATTCCAAATCATGAGATAAAACTTGTGGCCTACAACTCAAATTCGAAACTATGAATGGcaaaaaaattatcataaaTTACACTACCTTTGTTCCATAAACTCAGATCTGTGCAATGGCTTAGTTAATGGGTCAGTATGAGCTGTAATGATATGAGTTGTGTGATATAGATAAAAACTTCTCTAATCAGCATATATCAATGTTGCATCTTAAAACTGTTCCCtacatttaaattttagctTTCCCAAGAATtcattgtcaaaaaaaaaaaaaaaaaaaaaaaaaaacgataaaatattagaaatttgaaatgtacaagtaattgtatatatacatattacgagaaaaatgttttttttttttttgtttctggcACATACTGATTATCAACAATGATGGAGCCCATCAACATTACTTCCAGAATTTCCAATCAACAACACAGTATAGAACTGtctatttatttgcttactttcgattaaaaaacaaaacgtgGTCATGGTTAATACTAGGTTAACTTCCTGCACTTGCATGTTTTGGTCTGTGAAAGAAACACCACGAGTGGGAGAAACTCTCATCGCCtaccaaataaaaaacaaaaataagaaaagaacTTCCTGTAAAGTATTCCTCTAAAATTTTAGTTGACTGACCTTAAGACAGCTTCAGGAACCATGCTAATGAGCAACTGGAATCTGGACAATTCACAAATAGATAGTACTTTGTGATGTCGGAACTTCCGTGAAAAATGCTCAAGCTGTCCTAAATTTTGTGGTCAatttacaataataatacatacTGCTGAATAactacttgcatgtacatgaacacaaaAATGTGATAATTTATTTGGGActgacattttgaaatgttgaatGAAAACCATGTACTTATTGCGTAGACTTCTAGCTTATTACAGGTGTGTGTTTTAACAGGCGTGTGACATTGCATTTAAGCTGTGTATCTCCTGGATCCCATTTAGCACAAGCACCAAGCGCATTTTCTATAgccatgtgtatgttttcactATGATGGTGCACACAATATGTCAGGCACAAGTTTAATACAACTAAATATGTCACTAAACAGACAATGCCCTTAGGAAACTGAATGCACCATAAGATTAAGGCTCAGCTAGAGTAATTATGTTGAACATGCAGCAAAATCAATTATTGTtgaccccccaaaaaaattAGTAATAAAACAGGTGGGGAATAAATTCAATCAATTGTAAAATTAGAATTTCATTACTCTATACAACCATCAAAATACTCCAGCTACAACCGAATGTCAGAGGTAACAGTATATGGTGTGACCGGAAAGTATGTACACATGATCTCCATATACACAATATCAGGGACATATATTCAGTATGTACACCTTGCTTTTTGTCTTTTATCTATAGCCTTGTGGGTACTGTCCCTGTTGCCGGGGATAAGCTGCATAGCCACCCTGCCCTGGGCCACGGGAATAAGGGTTAGCTCCCCCTGGTCCAGGGGCCTGTCCCGGAGCTCCAGACTGTGGTGTATAGTTTCCTGCATACTGCTGCTGATGGCCCTGAAAACACAAGAAGTTGTATCATTGTCTGTGCTAAGATGACACAAAATCTGCAGCATGTGTACCAGTCGAGATATAGACAAAAGAGTCCCTAGAAAAAAGTCCCAAACAAACAGTCCGTGGACAAAAAGTCCATGGACAAACAGTCCCTAGACAAAAAGTCCCCAAACAAACAGTCCCTTGACAAAAATTCCATGGACAAAAAGTCCTCCTGTTACTGGAAGGGTGACAAAAAGTCCTCTTCATAACTAAAGCTTGTTTTCTTCACACATTTGAAGAAACTGAAACttgtaaaagaagaaaaagagacTACTGTTGTTCTTGATATAAACTGAAGCAAACGTATTAAAAGCAAGAGCAAACACAAATGCAGCACAACTTTATAGCAACATTAATGCAAAGGAGTCCAGTTTGATTCTTCTCTTAATCCTCTTACCAGGTAATGGGGTAAGACAGATTAGCAGCTATAACAGTACATACTAAAAATGGAAACTGAGCAGTCAACTGAATTAGAACTGTCACTCATATATCAATGTTACTAATTATCAAAGAATAAATACTGAGGCAAGGGACTTCAATTCTTTGATTCTTCTTTTAATCCTCTACCTTAATCCACTGTCAGAACTCAGGCATGATTACCAGATAATGGGGTAAGAGGGATTAGGTGCTAATCTGTCTAAAACTTGTAAATCTGAACATGTAAAAAAAGGATGAAAGACATCAGTGTTGTTCTTGATGTAAGTTTATTAACATATATTAAAGATATATAGCACAAAAATGCAGCACGACTTTATAGAAAAGATTACCATTGTTCAGGATAAGtttaataaaacatgttaaagCTATAGCACAAAAATGCACAACTTCACAgctatatttatgaaacaaactGTTGCaactaaaaacaaatgttgtgGCCAATCCCTTTGAGGAACTCTTCAATTGTCTTTTGTTCTGCTGCTATATCTGAACACAAGTTCTTCACTCTCTGCTGCATCTCTTTCGTCTTTCTTTGTACTCGTTGGCCGATGGCATCATTTTCAAGGTGAGCATATACAAGCGATGCATCTTTCCTGATGTTCTCAATTGCAGTGAATACAGATGGACGGGAATAGCCTACTAGCTCTTTAAAGGATCTGTTCCAGCTTTCACACAAGTTGTTCGTCCTGTCTCCGTCTCCAAATGTAGCATTACGCACATTCCATAGCTCTGGAGGAAAGGGTGGAGGAAGTCTTCTCAGGCGGAGAGGACCATTTCCGTTGGCAAGCCAACAAAAGGTACCGGTTACATAAGTGACATCAAAACCGTTGACTAAATCATCTAACCCATCAGGAATGTTGGCTTTCAGATAATCCATGCCCTCTGTTACGCGGTCTAGTGGCAGGAAAGCAAGTCCATTAAGCATCCCACAGAACCGTTTAACTGTTTGATCTTTCTTGTAACTGGTTGTAAGGCCTAAGCTCTGTAGTTTCTGCCAGGTACTTTGGTTGAGATGGAAAAGACATCCTTGACCTCTTACAAGGGGACCTATTTCAGTCTGGATTGCATTCATTGCAGCTTTTTCAAAGTCTGTAATTACTGACATTGGGTCCATGTCAATTCCAAGATTTGTAGCTTTGTCATGGATCGTCTACAAAAATTCCTCGTATACCTCTGGAGACTTTCCACACAGGAAGGCGTAAATGCAGCAGACTGCTGAATCAGCAAGGGGAGCGCGGATGATGTAAATCAGGTCAAATAGGGTTGGTGCAGTATCAAAAGTCCCATCCATGAACCATGTGTCAGATCGGCTAAGGAGACGAAGGCCATCTCCTGTGGCAAAGTCAATAATCCGATCTCTAGCCTCGGTTCCATTGTCATACATCAAGAAAGGTTTTTCACTTTCAAGTCAGTTGTTCCCGATCCCTTACAGGACAGAGCACTTTGCTTGGAACATTTCCAGCGAGTGGTGCTAGCACAGGTAGACTTCTTTGTGTACACATTGCCAAGATAGCACAACTTCTATCCACCTTTGTTGCTGCCAATAATCTGCATGATGTGGAACGACTAAATGCCTGATCATTTGACATTCGctttatatatattgtatatgagTGACAGATCTAACTCAGATGACAGCTTAGTTTTCCATTTTTAGTAAAGTCTACTGTTTTAAACAGATTAGCCGTAAATCCCTTTTAACCCATTATCTGGTAACCGTGCCTGAGTTCTGACAGAAGATTAATGTATTAAGGGAGGGGATTAGTTTTTATTCCTTGAAAAAATTGAAGTAAAGGGAATTATTTTcaattctttcatttattcatggaTTTATAGTTTATAGTAATTTAAAGTGGCATTGTCACCCAGAAATTTAGAGAATTTGTCACTAAAACTGAAGCTGTGAAGTGGATTTCTTTGCATAAAGGTTGATAGAAAGCTGTGCCACATTTTTCTGCTATAGCTTTTAAAAAGTATGCTTTAGTTTATACCAAGAACAACAGTAATATCTTTTTCTACTTTCAAAAGTATCAGTTTGTTCAAATGTATAAGGAAAACAAGCTTTAGTTATGAAGAGGACTTTTTGTCCAACCTTCCAGTAACAGGAGGACTTTTTTGTCCACGGCTTTTTGTCCTACAACCCTACCAGTCACAGTGCTAactatgttattacatgtataatcaaaaAACTTTGAGACATTGCAATGAATTCAACAGCAATTTTTGACAAACAAATTGGTATGCAAACCTTGTAACATAAATTGTGAGCATAAAAATAGCATGTCTGTTCTGAACTTTACAGAACGGATAATTTTCTTCAACTATGCTTGAGGCAAATTAATATTAGTTTATATGATCGTTggttaatgtcatactcaagagttTCTCACATAAACAATGgtgggtcagttttatgggtggaagaaaccaaagtGCACAGTGAAAAACTACCAATCTTTGTGAAGTTAATGACTAACTTTCTTACATCTGACGTACAGATGTGCACATGATCACAGGTGGAAGTGTCATCCAATCAAAGTAATACAACACAATTAGCCACAAGAGCAACGACAACCACTTGTTCTCAACCAGGCCCGACAAGCAGTAAGAGCAGGGGCAGAAACTACACTCTTGAATCCTATACCTGAGCCTGAAAGCCTTGCTGGTATGCTTGACCCTGCTGAGTTGTCGTCTGCCCCTGGTTGTACCCATAGCCTGCTTGGGATGCTGGGGCAGGGAAACCTTGCTGTCCGGTTGGAGGGTAAGGTTGTGAAGTCGGAGGCTGGGCTGCAGGGCTGTAGCCTGACTGCTGTGGGGCTCCTCCCTGGGTGGTGGCATGCTGGCCATACTGGGATGGATAGCCTGCCTGGTAACCTGAAACAGGTGAATATCAACATCAATAATGGTGTATTAAGGGACATTTGGGACACATTTAAAGAAAAGTATTcacatataaatttataatatcTGTGAAGTGTTTATGCTGCCATATTCCATGTATTGCATTCATCACCACATCATATCAAAATACAGGACAAATAATACCAATCTTAAGACAACCTGAACAAACATTGTTTCAATAACAATTATATGATCAACATATGAAGAACTGCGAATTCATTAGATCTGCATTAACGCTGATAAAAAATTATCTGAACTATGGTTTAAGTACTTTTCAACTCCTGTGATAGAACTTTgatttatgggtgaaggaaactgtgCAAAAGCTTAGGAAAACCACTAACCCTCAACATGTAGTAGACAAACCTCTTGATATAAAACCACAGCTGTGCTGGGTTTGAACACCCAACCATGTTAGTCAAATTGATGGTGAAAGTTTTACTATATTATAAAGTTTAAGGCGTGTCTACTGCTGTCAGAGAATTCTGTTGACAGTTACTCGTccgacatgtacatgtaatttttcaatgatgtcaAACCACTCAAGACTTAAGGGAGGCACATATACAATGTTCTATACCAGTATCTCAGAGTcataatgccatactcaacatcTGTCATGTATACAGAGGCAGTCATTTGgtatgtaactgacaaactttcacatgTGACACAGAGAATTTCACCTGCagaatgaacttcatgtaaggccatGCACCTTAAGAGCCTATGACAGCAGTGGAAAGGGGGAATCTTCAGCATTCTCCCCAAATTGTCACTGAACTAACGTCTGCCCCACCCCATTCTCGTAATGACTTCAAGAAACGTTTTATCCACTTGCTCTTGTCATTATCACAAGCTGCCACAGACTTCCACTTAACACTCAAATTGCCAAACTGTAAAGCAATATAATAGTTTGTCAAGAAGGTAGTTTCAAACCATAAGATGTGAATGATAATAGGAACAGAAACAACAATACCTAAGCTTTGCAAAATCAATTAGATGAACATCCAACATACCTGGTTGGCCAGGGGCTCCATATCCAGGATGGCCTTGAGCAGCCAAACCCTGTTGTTGTGGTGCTGCTTGTGTGGTCTGAGTCGGAGTCTGCTGCTGCTGCGATTGGTAGGGCTGAGCAGGCTGAGGAGGAGCACCAGGCTGTGTCTGTTGGACTGGCACGCCAGGCTgtgcctgttgttgttgttgttgctgctgtaactgttgttgttgtagctgttGTTGTCTGTATGCTGATGAGCCAGCACTGGATATGCTGTCTGGTGTGCCTGCTCTGTCTTGCAACTCTGATGACGATGCTGAAACGGGAAAAGAACAACATGATTGCTTATAAggatatataaaaatacataagtCTGTATAGGTCTATTTCCATCATACGTAGATGCTTCTTTAATGACAAagtcaaaaaatacaaataaatcaaaataataaatcttAATCAAGTTAAGAACACTCACTTCTTTTACTATTTACAGTTATAAGAAATCCTAAAATCTCACAATGTCTGTACAGAACATTTTTTGGTGAATGGTGAATCAGGCTTCCATATTACAGTCAGCCATGGTCCTGGAATTAGTTCTCCTATATTAACTGCATATGACAGAGTTTTTTCACACTAGTCATTTCTGTATGATCATGCATGGTATTCAGTTGTATGAGTAGTGGTAACAAagacaaggcattcagagaataccggtAGTTCGTATGATTTGAGCAGTGTATAATGTTAAAGTCATGTGATATGTTTGAATATAGAcatttaaaccaaaataaagcactttgaatgattgacactgtcctACACAAgtattattctctaattagatagtcctaagatcttgccatttaatcaacaagaaaggccaaaattataATATTGTCACAACTATAGACTGCTTATTGTATGAGTAAGGGTTGCTGAGCAGTGACTTTGcatgttatggagttgtaaatcattgtgtaGGTAAAAGAAACTGTGGAGAGTTTGTGCACAAATTTACCGCAGAGGTCTTTGACATGAATTTGGCGATATGTGTACTATGGGAGGCCAGTTGCCTGCGAATGGTTGAGGAagaatgttgagctatgaggtacaAAACTACCTTggtttttgatatacaaatcaTTACTGAcaattggctatctgtgtactatgggtggccactgaaactctatgattggccaaaaactttaaccaaactggacactgcAACCACCATCGACAGCGTCTGATCTCCCTCTCACGCACTTGGCTAGCTTATACAGAATAATAAAGCATGGCTCATTCAAACTGACTTACCATCATTAGCTATTCCGAATGAAGACATCACTTTACTCTGAGTCTCCTCAACAGATCTTTGGGCAGATAATGGGTCGAACTCTTTGCTGTGAGCTACATTTGCCTGTTTTGGGACACTGGCCTTGACAGGGAGGTGACGTGGGCTTTCAACAGCCTGACCTGGTGGGCCATTCATTTCTGCAGTGACATATACATCAATTATGTGAGTCGATCAACTAGGATAGTACATTGATCAAGTTAGAAAATTGATAAGATGACCGTGCCCACCATGTAACATCTTCAAAAGGCTGATCACATCAACTGGATGAATACATCATTAGCCATGTGAGTACTTTAGCTAGGTGTGTAATCAGACAGGTAAGTACATTAACTAGCTGTGTACATCAGCCCCGTGAGTATATTGACTAGCTTTGTGCATCAACCAGGTGAGTACATTGACTAGGTTTGTGCATCAGCCAGGTGAGTACattgattacctgtgtgcatcAGTCAGGTGAGTACATAAACTAGCTGTGTGCATCAGCCAGATGAGTAAATTGACCAGCTGTGTCCATCAACTAAGTGAGTACATCTGCTAGGTGTGTGCATTAACCAGCTGAGTACATTGACTACCTGTGTGCATGAGCCAGGTGATTACATGGACTAGCTGTGTGCATCAGCCAGGTGAGTACATTGACTAGGTTTGTGCATCAGCCACGTGAGTACATACACCAGGTGTGTGCATTAACCATGTGACCACATTGCAGCCAAGTGAGTGCTTCAGTCAGGTGGGTACATCAGCCAGGTGAGTACCTGCTACATCAGTCAGGTGAATACATAAGCCAAATGAGTGCATCAGCCAGGTGAGTGCATCAGCTAAGTGTGTGCATCAATCATGTGTGTGCCTCAGCCCAGCGAGTACATCAACCAGGTGAAGTATATCAACTAGATAAGTACATAAGCCAGATGAGTATATTAACCAGTGAACACATCAAGTAGGTGAGTATCTCTTATTGTTCACCCAAATTTCAAGCAAAGCTTTCATGGcagagttttcttttaaaatttttttacacttttaatgATTAGGTTAAGACAACACTTTTCAATATTGCAAACTGATAATCTGTGCATATGGCAGTTATTGTTACAGGGATTTCAGGGTATCAGTCAACTGAAGTGTGAAGACCTGCCTAGAAAGCTTACAACGTAGCT
Encoded proteins:
- the LOC135481830 gene encoding protein TFG-like, producing the protein MTTTVNWQQKLARMSSYDPQLDLSGKLIIKVQLGEDIRRIPIHNEDITYDELVLMMQRVYRGKLNSTDDITIKYKDEDGDLITIFDSSDLSYAIQCSRILKITLFVNGLPKPLEHDEVKYIKQELRRLRDTVNRVLDRLEPPQSVTSTAEVSPVNEMNGPPGQAVESPRHLPVKASVPKQANVAHSKEFDPLSAQRSVEETQSKVMSSFGIANDASSSELQDRAGTPDSISSAGSSAYRQQQLQQQQLQQQQQQQQAQPGVPVQQTQPGAPPQPAQPYQSQQQQTPTQTTQAAPQQQGLAAQGHPGYGAPGQPGYQAGYPSQYGQHATTQGGAPQQSGYSPAAQPPTSQPYPPTGQQGFPAPASQAGYGYNQGQTTTQQGQAYQQGFQAQGHQQQYAGNYTPQSGAPGQAPGPGGANPYSRGPGQGGYAAYPRQQGQYPQGYR